Proteins found in one Mytilus edulis chromosome 2, xbMytEdul2.2, whole genome shotgun sequence genomic segment:
- the LOC139511074 gene encoding uncharacterized protein — translation MNITIEEEKAMRELLYDTSIVIRPSDKSSGVVIMNTEDYKLEVEKELDNNDTYKAIDKDLTQKNENKVKKIIENLCKREIIGKDMKKYLLPKGTCPGKVQANPKLHKRNHPVRTIINGRNHPTEKIAEIVENELSENVRNLPTYIKDTTDFLNKLNAIQQPLPDNAIMFCLDVNKLYPSVPRKEAREACKSALENRTNTSIPTEDVLKMMDLVIENNNFSFNGKHFLQTEGTAIGSHLGMNCACTYLGQWEENLFQNSNLQPFSYWRYVDDIWRIWEHGLDELKKFHEMSNSLHPRIKTEMRYSTEKIEFLDVFVHIENGQFKTDLYTKSTDKHQYLHVSSSHSNSVKNAIPYGLGIRVKRICSTEEDYKTRREEIKTHLRKRGYNNSFTEVQLKKVDNLNREDLLQYKQKKENNRVPLVITFSKALPNVHSILRKNLKILHQSERLKKIFPDPPIVAFKRDNNIKDILVHKKHNLLFYKQTNGCGPCGKNCALCIMKPRYFVTTPAKNIPFRDK, via the coding sequence atgaatataACTATTGAAGAAGAAAAAGCAATGCGGGAACTTTTGTATGATACAAGCATCGTGATACGACCAAGCGACAAATCATCCGGAGTTGTAATAATGAACACAGAAGATTATAAATTGGAAGTAGAAAAAGAATTAGATAACAACGATACGTACAAAGCAATAGATAAGGATCTAacacagaaaaatgaaaataaagtaaaaaaaatcatagaaaatttatgtaaaagagaAATAATAGGCAAAGACATGAAAAAATATCTCTTACCAAAAGGAACATGTCCCGGAAAGGTACAAGCCAATCCAAAATTACACAAAAGAAATCATCCAGTTAGAACAATTATTAATGGGCGGAACCATCCCACAGAAAAAATCGCTGAAATAGTCGAAAACGAGCTTTCGGAGAATGTTCGAAACTTACCCACCTATATCAAAGACACAacagattttttaaacaaattaaatgcaATACAACAGCCTTTACCAGACAACGcaataatgttttgtttagaTGTAAATAAATTATATCCAAGCGTACCAAGAAAAGAAGCGCGAGAAGCATGCAAATCAGCACTAGAAAATCGAACTAACACATCAATCCCAACGGAAGATGTTCTTAAAATGATGGATTTagtcattgaaaacaataattttagcTTTAACGGAAAGCACTTTTTACAAACCGAAGGAACAGCTATTGGTTCCCATCTAGGCATGAATTGTGCTTGCACCTACCTCGGACAATGggaagaaaatttatttcaaaacagcAATTTACAACCATTTTCATATTGGAGATATGTTGATGACATCTGGAGAATATGGGAACATGGTttagatgaattaaaaaaatttcacGAAATGTCAAACAGTTTACATCCGAGAATTAAAACAGAAATGCGTTACTCAACTGAAAAAATTGAATTCCTTGATGTGTTTGTACACATAGAAAACGGACAATTTAAAACAGATCTTTATACAAAATCAACAGATAAACACCAGTACTTACATGTGTCGTCAAGCCAttcaaactctgtaaaaaatgcTATACCATATGGTCTTGGTATTCGTGTCAAAAGAATTTGCTCAACAGAGGAAGATTACAAAACAagaagagaagaaataaaaacgcaCCTAAGAAAACGTGGATACAATAACTCGTTCACTGAAGTTCAATTGAAAAAAGTCGACAATTTAAACAGAGAAGATCTATTACAGTACAAACAGAAGAAAGAAAACAACAGGGTACCTTTAGTAATTACTTTTTCTAAAGCGCTTCCAAATGTACATTCAATTcttagaaaaaatcttaaaattctcCATCAATCTGAAAGACTAAAGAAAATATTCCCCGATCCGCCTATCGTGGCATTTAAACGCGATAACAACATAAAAGACATCTTAGTGCACAAAAAGCATAATTTactattttataaacaaactaaTGGATGTGGACCATGTGGTAAAAATTGTGCATTATGCATTATGAAACCAAGGTATTTTGTGACAACACCGGCAAAGAATATACCATTCAGggacaaataa